One genomic segment of Equus przewalskii isolate Varuska chromosome 13, EquPr2, whole genome shotgun sequence includes these proteins:
- the LOC139075217 gene encoding uncharacterized protein C10orf95-like produces MQKPQQQPVQCRVPLPPARLRRAGAGTPRTRSRARGGRVQGCGEAGGWAARRSGPRRTPPGKERRALSAGRSRGTLRHRARLPAPALLCPGAGVRAPHPHRPGHPAGHPRQRRPPSQRGPQELSSGRPRAGPPPCGIRLAHRGVPDSARPCPLPARTLRPSFPGGKVKVARRRGSRRPGHPALKGAQRPTRASPRACVAKSTYERERGVPAAAEAAPAGPRAAPPAPAPASRRSSATSARALRGVALLRGAGRAPSAPVTRTGEEERRCRTPAEGAPRSCAPGPLRAGTQPRGAWPPRSGRAAGLSAVR; encoded by the coding sequence ATGCAGAAGCCACAGCAGCAGCCCGTCCAGTGCCGCGTCCCTCTGCCGCCCGCCCGCCTCCGCCGCGCAGGGGCGGGGACGCCCAGGACCCGGTCCCGGGCGCGCGGCGGGCGGGTCCAGGGCTGCGGGGAGGCGGGCGGGTGGGCGGCCCGGAGGAGCGGGCCCCGGAGGACCCCGCCTGGGAAAGAGCGCCGCGCTCTCTCCGCGGGGAGATCCCGGGGAACCCTGCGGCACCGCGCGCGGCTCCCGGCCCCCGCTCTGCTCTGCCCGGGAGCCGGGGTGCGGGCGCCGCACCCGCATCGGCCAGGACACCCTGCGGGACACCCGCGCCAGCGCCGCCCTCCTTCGCAGCGCGGACCTCAGGAACTTTCCAGCGGCCGGCCGCGCGCGGGGCCCCCGCCTTGTGGCATCCGCTTGGCTCACCGCGGGGTCCCCGACTCCGCgcgcccctgccccctccccgccaGGACGCTGCGCCCGAGTTTCCCCGGCGGGAAAGTGAAAGTCGCCAGGAGGAGAGGGTCCCGGCGCCCCGGCCACCCCGCGCTGAAAGGAGCCCAGCGCCCGACCCGGGCGTCCCCGCGGGCCTGCGTGGCCAAGTCGACTTACGAAAGGGAGCGCGGGGTCCCCGCGGCTGCAGAGGCCGCCCCGGCAGGGCCGCGAGCTGCGCCCCCGGCTCCGGCCCCCGCCTCCCGCCGCTCCTCGGCCACCTCGGCGCGCGCCCTGCGAGGAGTTGCGCTCCTGCGCGGGGCTGGCAGAGCGCCGAGCGCCCCCGTGACGCGGACGGGGGAGGAGGAGCGCCGCTGCCGCACGCCCGCAGAGGGAGCTCCCCGCTCCTGCGCGCCGGGTCCCCTCCGCGCGGGGACGCAGCCCCGAGGCGCGTGGCCGCCCCGCTCCGGCCGAGCTGCCGGGCTCTCCGCTGTGCGCTGA